Proteins co-encoded in one Pelobates fuscus isolate aPelFus1 chromosome 5, aPelFus1.pri, whole genome shotgun sequence genomic window:
- the LOC134610431 gene encoding uncharacterized protein LOC134610431, whose translation MAESKPQEPDRFSPKIEESVRESLSFEGFLRKRKDTMKFTWSKYWFKLQNTTLFFYIPGEVLTATLRGQYYMYNVLSVRKLTNSDIGFQFEIVMKNGKRKLLSADTAELRDVWMAFLWKAMQLPGPGRHNSSCTWYDIPGLLQRGNSETMNDELNVSSMQVDVPLTNQTDRHRDDEDEPQEFYDIPKFVAFNTPPKDTVSDSDDDDNIYDVPRPINSQPVQVSGTQAVAAGTTDSYPTLSPKYYLTSNESGDPF comes from the exons ATGGCAGAGAGCAAGCCTCAAGAACCCGACCGGTTCTCTCCTAAAATTGAAGAATCTGTCAGAGAGAGCTTGTCGTTTGAAGGCTTCCTACGAAAGAGGAAAGATACAATG aagTTCACATGGTCAAAATATTGGTTTAAACTTCAAAACACAACCTTGTTTTTCTACATCCCAGGAGAAGTCCTGACC GCTACTCTTCGAGGCCAATATTACATGTACAAC GTGCTGTCAGTCCGAAAATTGACAAACTCAGACATTGGCTTCCAGTTCGAGATTGTTATGAAAAATGGGAAGAGGAAACTCTTG TCCGCAGATACAGCTGAGCTACGGGATGTTTGGATGGCATTTTTATGGAAAGCGATGCAGTTACCTGGACCAGGCCGGCATAACTCCTCCTGCACATG GTACGACATCCCAGGACTTCTACAGAGGGGTAATTCAGAGACCATGAACGATGAACTAAATGTAAGCAGTATGCAGGTTGACGTACCCCTGACAAACCAAacag ACAGGCACAGAGATGATGAAGATGAGCCTCAAGAATTTTACGATATCCCCAAATTTGTTGCCTTTAATACTCCTCCTAAAGACACag tAAGCGATAGTGACGATGATGACAACATCTATGATGTACCCCGACCAATCAACAGCCAACCTGTGCAGGTGTCTG GTACACAAGCCGTGGCTGCTGGAACTACAGATTCATATCCCACTTTATCGCCGAAATATTATCTAACATCGAACGAATCTGGAGACCCTTTCTAA